The Stygiolobus azoricus genome window below encodes:
- a CDS encoding magnesium-dependent phosphatase-1 — MIKVVVFDADKTLWDHPNISNLKPPLKLVNENSLEDSSGSKVILFPGVRETLQELKDMGFYLVLATWNIPEKTEIVLSTLKLKNYFDLIVSREYPFKFIYISHIISLLRQSKKIEIKPEEILFVDDRRVHFGNTWLYVGNVNCLEMWGDINNHKQIIEKIKSIYNSKKLSEKNYSNI, encoded by the coding sequence ATGATAAAAGTAGTAGTGTTTGACGCGGACAAGACCCTATGGGATCACCCTAATATATCCAACCTTAAACCCCCTCTAAAATTAGTTAACGAGAATAGCTTAGAGGACTCAAGTGGAAGTAAGGTAATTTTATTTCCTGGCGTAAGAGAAACTCTTCAAGAACTCAAAGACATGGGTTTTTATCTCGTATTAGCAACGTGGAACATTCCTGAAAAGACCGAAATTGTGTTGTCAACACTTAAGCTGAAGAACTATTTCGATCTGATAGTCTCAAGAGAGTATCCTTTCAAATTCATTTACATAAGCCATATAATCTCCTTGCTTAGACAGTCGAAGAAAATTGAGATCAAACCTGAGGAGATTTTGTTTGTTGATGATCGCAGAGTTCATTTCGGAAACACTTGGTTATATGTAGGTAATGTAAACTGTTTAGAGATGTGGGGGGATATTAATAATCACAAACAAATCATAGAAAAAATAAAAAGTATTTATAATTCGAAGAAGTTAAGTGAAAAGAATTACAGTAATATTTAA
- a CDS encoding UbiA family prenyltransferase, which yields MSIKPYLQLVRIHNVIGSALSALMGYLVASEWHIIPVRMIISSLVVALVAAGGYVINDVYDVEIDRINKPYRPIPSGIVSLQTAKNLAYATSISGILLSLILGIFPALVALITVILLFEYAASLKKSGLIGNLIVALTSALSAFYGGLAYFTGNWLYLVSIPTLYIFFFTLSREFIKGIEDYEGDKANNVRTLAVRLGISKAWKVSKAILVGLIITSPLPYWLGFNIIYLISILILDFLLIYVVLLKETIENSSKARSVMKVYALGTIIAFILGSLPVRL from the coding sequence ATGTCAATAAAACCTTATCTACAATTAGTGAGGATACATAACGTTATAGGTTCCGCATTGTCAGCACTAATGGGCTATTTAGTAGCTTCAGAATGGCATATAATCCCAGTCCGGATGATAATTTCCTCTTTAGTCGTTGCTCTCGTCGCTGCTGGTGGTTATGTAATCAACGACGTGTATGACGTGGAAATAGATCGTATAAACAAACCCTACAGACCTATACCTTCAGGAATTGTCAGCCTACAAACTGCGAAAAACTTGGCCTATGCAACATCAATATCGGGAATACTTTTGTCCCTTATTCTTGGTATCTTTCCTGCATTAGTAGCCTTGATTACGGTGATCTTATTATTCGAATATGCGGCTTCCTTGAAGAAAAGCGGGCTAATAGGTAACTTGATAGTAGCTTTAACATCAGCTTTATCAGCCTTCTACGGGGGTCTGGCATACTTTACTGGAAATTGGCTTTATTTGGTCTCGATCCCCACTCTGTACATATTCTTCTTCACTTTGTCTAGAGAATTCATAAAAGGAATTGAGGATTATGAAGGAGATAAGGCTAATAACGTGAGGACTCTAGCTGTAAGGTTAGGGATAAGCAAAGCTTGGAAAGTCTCTAAGGCAATTTTAGTAGGGTTAATAATAACGTCTCCTCTTCCCTATTGGTTAGGCTTTAATATAATATATCTCATTTCGATTTTAATCTTAGATTTCCTATTAATTTACGTTGTCCTCCTTAAAGAGACTATAGAAAACTCTTCCAAGGCTAGGAGTGTGATGAAAGTGTATGCATTAGGAACAATAATAGCTTTTATACTAGGAAGTTTGCCTGTTAGGCTCTAG
- the pdxT gene encoding pyridoxal 5'-phosphate synthase glutaminase subunit PdxT — translation MKIGILAYQGSFEEHALQLKRAMIKLNVSGDILPVKKTGDLKQVDGLIIPGGESTTIGIIAQKLGVLDDLKSKITEGTPVLGTCAGAIMLAKDVTDAKVSKKSQPLIGEMNIQVIRNYYGRQRESFEATLDFSVIGGGKGRVVFIRAPAIVKTWGEAKSLITLQGVTVMAEERNMIATTFHPELSNTTIVHEYFLDHVKR, via the coding sequence ATGAAAATAGGAATTCTTGCTTATCAAGGTAGTTTTGAAGAGCATGCATTACAGTTAAAGAGAGCAATGATAAAACTGAACGTTAGTGGAGATATACTTCCGGTTAAAAAAACAGGGGATCTGAAACAAGTTGACGGATTAATTATACCAGGTGGAGAGAGTACAACTATTGGAATTATAGCTCAGAAGCTTGGTGTCTTAGACGATTTAAAAAGTAAGATCACTGAAGGTACACCGGTGTTAGGGACTTGTGCCGGTGCTATAATGTTAGCTAAAGACGTCACAGACGCAAAGGTCTCCAAAAAGTCACAGCCTCTGATAGGGGAAATGAATATTCAAGTTATAAGGAATTATTACGGAAGACAGAGGGAGAGCTTTGAGGCGACTTTAGATTTCTCAGTTATAGGTGGCGGAAAAGGTAGGGTAGTATTCATTAGGGCTCCAGCAATCGTGAAGACGTGGGGAGAGGCTAAGTCTTTAATAACACTACAAGGTGTTACGGTAATGGCTGAGGAGAGAAATATGATTGCCACTACTTTCCATCCTGAACTATCGAATACTACAATCGTTCATGAGTACTTTCTCGATCACGTCAAGAGATAA
- a CDS encoding PINc/VapC family ATPase: protein MPPKDLLPDKSALIHGISKYVAEQRLYGNILIHKILLNELERDAREGLVSAEIALEEVSRLKELSEELLVSFEIVGDEGRYSSVNEGLREYCLRRSCTIVTADAIQQRLAESLGIDVILLTPDVTSLTIDKLFDENTMSVHLKEGTTPKAKKGKPGNWQFVELSPNILTGHEIKKIVNEILSAVDYVKDSFIEIERKGSTIIQLGNYRIVIIRPPLSDGWEVTITRPVARKRLEDYNLNEKLLLRLRDRAEGILIAGSPGMGKTTFAQALAEFYMRMNKVVKTIESPRDMHLPPEITQYSKNYAEVGELHDILLLSRPDYTVYDEMRNDEDFKLYIDLRLAGIGMIGVVHATSPIDAIHRFINRVDIGTIPNILDTIVFIHSGNVAKVYSLDMTVKVPTGLKEADLARPVVEVKDLLTDRVEYEIYVFGEQTMIVPVASITAKAGNSIQRRLENLISNIIPSASVTYENGEYVITIPKEGIGLFNKRVVTKLKKYEKKYGIKTRIRFPE from the coding sequence TTGCCTCCGAAAGATCTATTACCTGATAAGTCCGCACTAATTCATGGTATATCGAAATACGTAGCGGAACAGAGGCTTTATGGTAACATCCTAATTCACAAAATATTACTTAACGAGTTAGAAAGAGATGCAAGGGAAGGTTTAGTTTCAGCTGAAATAGCATTAGAAGAAGTTTCAAGGTTAAAAGAACTTAGTGAAGAGTTGTTAGTAAGTTTCGAGATAGTAGGTGATGAAGGAAGATACTCTTCTGTGAATGAGGGTTTACGTGAGTATTGCTTAAGAAGGAGTTGTACGATCGTTACAGCTGATGCGATACAGCAGAGGTTGGCTGAAAGCCTAGGAATTGATGTAATTTTACTTACACCAGATGTTACTTCGCTTACAATCGATAAGTTGTTTGACGAAAACACTATGAGTGTACATTTAAAAGAGGGGACAACCCCAAAAGCCAAAAAGGGTAAACCAGGAAACTGGCAGTTCGTTGAACTGTCGCCTAATATTCTTACTGGTCACGAGATCAAAAAGATCGTCAATGAAATTCTTTCCGCTGTTGATTACGTTAAAGACTCTTTTATTGAAATTGAGAGAAAAGGTTCGACAATAATCCAGTTAGGTAATTATAGGATAGTGATAATCAGACCTCCTCTAAGTGATGGGTGGGAGGTTACAATTACCAGACCTGTGGCTAGAAAGAGGTTAGAAGATTACAACCTTAATGAGAAGTTATTATTGAGGTTGAGAGATAGAGCTGAAGGAATACTTATAGCCGGCTCACCAGGAATGGGTAAGACTACTTTCGCCCAAGCACTTGCGGAATTTTACATGAGGATGAATAAAGTAGTTAAAACAATAGAATCTCCGCGTGATATGCACTTACCTCCCGAGATAACACAGTATTCAAAGAACTATGCTGAAGTAGGTGAGCTACACGACATATTATTGCTTAGTAGACCCGATTATACTGTTTATGATGAGATGAGAAATGATGAGGACTTTAAACTCTACATCGATTTAAGACTAGCAGGAATAGGGATGATAGGAGTTGTCCACGCCACTTCTCCAATCGACGCAATTCACAGGTTTATTAATAGAGTCGATATAGGTACAATTCCTAATATTCTGGATACGATAGTTTTCATCCACTCGGGGAATGTAGCCAAGGTATATAGTCTGGACATGACTGTGAAAGTCCCGACTGGATTAAAGGAGGCTGACCTAGCCAGACCCGTTGTAGAGGTAAAAGATTTACTTACGGATAGAGTTGAGTACGAAATTTACGTGTTCGGTGAACAGACCATGATAGTACCCGTGGCTAGTATAACAGCAAAAGCCGGAAATTCTATACAAAGAAGATTAGAGAACTTAATTAGCAACATAATTCCCTCTGCCTCGGTCACCTATGAAAATGGGGAGTACGTTATAACAATACCGAAGGAAGGAATAGGACTGTTTAATAAACGTGTAGTTACTAAGTTAAAGAAATATGAAAAGAAATATGGTATAAAGACTAGGATTAGATTCCCAGAATGA
- the hjc gene encoding Holliday junction resolvase Hjc yields MTSNKSRGTSLERYIVSKLRDRGFAVIRAPASGAKRKDHVPDIVAMKSGVIILIEMKSRKNGSRIYIEREQAEGIKEFARRSGGELFIGAKIDKELRFVKFDSLRKTEIGNYVVDMETLSIGLTFDDLVRYVDAKLSKTLDFFM; encoded by the coding sequence GTGACTTCAAATAAAAGTAGGGGCACTTCTTTAGAGAGGTATATTGTTTCCAAACTTAGAGATAGGGGCTTTGCCGTTATTAGAGCACCTGCAAGCGGAGCTAAGAGAAAAGACCACGTACCTGATATAGTAGCCATGAAATCCGGTGTCATAATTCTCATTGAAATGAAGAGTAGAAAAAACGGAAGTAGAATTTACATTGAACGGGAACAAGCTGAAGGAATAAAGGAATTTGCAAGGAGGAGCGGAGGCGAATTGTTCATCGGAGCTAAAATCGATAAAGAACTACGTTTTGTTAAATTCGACAGCCTTAGAAAGACAGAGATTGGTAATTACGTTGTTGATATGGAGACACTAAGTATAGGTCTTACTTTTGACGACTTGGTGAGATATGTAGACGCCAAATTGAGCAAAACCTTGGATTTCTTTATGTAA
- the pdxS gene encoding pyridoxal 5'-phosphate synthase lyase subunit PdxS translates to MRLYELSFYEIESFFYKLAELRDILKDENLLTISPILEKGDVVQGTSMVRHAFPIFQKGGVVMDVTNVTQAQIAEDAGATAVMVLDKLPYDVRKSGGVARMADPKIIEEVMNSITIPVMAKVRIGHYYEAKVLEALGVDMIDESEVLTPADEEHHINKWEFKVPFVNGARSLGEALRRISEGASMIRTKGEAGTGNVSEAVKHMKIINNEIAQLVSMNEEDRLKKSRELQVPYQLVELTVKLKRLPVVNFAAGGIATPADAALMMWLGADGVFVGSGIFKSSDPDMRAKAVVLATANWEDPEIVLEAQKMISESKSMMGIDIKSLKPEELLQIRGS, encoded by the coding sequence ATGAGACTTTATGAGTTAAGTTTTTATGAGATTGAGAGTTTTTTCTATAAATTAGCTGAACTCAGGGATATCCTTAAAGATGAAAATCTGTTGACAATATCCCCAATTCTTGAGAAAGGTGATGTAGTTCAGGGCACATCAATGGTAAGGCACGCTTTTCCTATATTTCAGAAAGGTGGAGTAGTAATGGATGTAACTAACGTCACACAAGCTCAAATAGCTGAAGATGCTGGAGCTACTGCTGTGATGGTCTTAGACAAGCTACCCTACGACGTGAGGAAAAGTGGCGGTGTAGCGAGAATGGCTGATCCAAAAATTATTGAGGAAGTAATGAACTCTATTACGATACCCGTTATGGCAAAGGTAAGGATAGGGCATTATTATGAAGCTAAGGTGCTAGAAGCACTAGGAGTAGATATGATAGACGAGAGCGAAGTCCTTACACCTGCTGACGAGGAACATCACATAAACAAATGGGAATTCAAAGTACCCTTCGTTAACGGTGCGAGAAGTTTAGGAGAAGCCTTGAGGAGAATTAGTGAGGGAGCATCAATGATCAGAACTAAAGGTGAAGCCGGAACTGGAAACGTAAGTGAAGCTGTAAAGCACATGAAAATAATAAACAATGAGATAGCCCAATTGGTGTCGATGAATGAAGAGGACAGATTAAAGAAATCTAGGGAGTTACAAGTTCCTTATCAATTAGTAGAACTAACTGTTAAGCTCAAGAGGTTACCGGTTGTCAACTTTGCTGCTGGAGGAATAGCTACACCTGCTGATGCTGCCCTAATGATGTGGTTAGGTGCCGACGGTGTTTTCGTAGGCTCTGGAATATTTAAGAGTTCAGACCCAGATATGAGGGCTAAAGCAGTAGTTTTGGCCACTGCCAACTGGGAGGACCCTGAAATTGTGTTAGAGGCACAAAAAATGATAAGCGAAAGCAAGAGTATGATGGGTATTGATATAAAGTCACTTAAGCCAGAGGAGTTGCTGCAAATAAGAGGGAGTTAA
- the ilvC gene encoding ketol-acid reductoisomerase, producing MVKIYTDKDASLEPIKDKTIAVLGYGSQGHAWALNLRDSGLKVLVGLEREGKSWEQAKKDGFNPMHTEDAVKNADIIIFLLPDMVQRTVYLERVKPHLRSGNDLVFAHGFNIHYRLIEPPKDVDVYMIAPKGPGPIVREYFVKGGGVPALVAVHQNYSGKALEKALAIAKALGATRAGVIETTFKEETETDLFGEQVDLVGGITQLMRSAFQVLVEAGYQPEIAYYETINEMKMIVDLIYEKGFSGMFKAVSDTAKYGGLTAGKYVIDESVKKRMKEVLDRIRSGEFANQWIEEYGKGAPTLVKGVQELENSLEEKVGREVREISLRGKPKS from the coding sequence GTGGTAAAAATATATACTGATAAAGACGCAAGCTTAGAACCTATAAAAGACAAAACAATAGCAGTATTAGGTTACGGAAGCCAAGGTCATGCTTGGGCACTAAATCTTAGAGACTCTGGGCTAAAAGTCTTAGTAGGACTAGAAAGAGAAGGAAAATCATGGGAACAAGCTAAAAAAGACGGATTTAACCCAATGCATACTGAAGATGCTGTAAAGAACGCTGACATAATAATATTCCTCTTGCCAGATATGGTTCAAAGGACTGTATACCTTGAAAGAGTAAAGCCACATCTAAGAAGCGGGAATGACTTAGTTTTCGCTCACGGATTTAACATACACTATAGGTTGATCGAACCACCTAAGGATGTGGATGTATATATGATAGCACCTAAAGGACCAGGACCAATAGTAAGAGAATACTTCGTGAAAGGAGGAGGAGTCCCTGCATTAGTTGCAGTTCACCAGAACTATTCTGGTAAAGCGTTAGAGAAAGCATTAGCTATAGCTAAAGCTTTAGGAGCTACTAGAGCTGGTGTTATAGAGACTACCTTTAAAGAAGAGACTGAAACAGACCTCTTCGGTGAACAAGTAGACTTAGTAGGCGGAATAACACAACTAATGAGGTCAGCTTTCCAGGTCCTAGTAGAGGCGGGATACCAGCCTGAAATTGCATATTACGAGACTATAAACGAAATGAAGATGATTGTTGACTTAATCTATGAAAAAGGGTTCAGTGGGATGTTCAAAGCAGTGTCTGACACAGCAAAATACGGAGGTCTGACTGCTGGCAAATATGTCATAGACGAAAGTGTAAAGAAGAGGATGAAAGAGGTTTTAGATAGGATAAGATCTGGTGAGTTTGCTAATCAGTGGATAGAAGAATACGGAAAGGGGGCTCCGACCCTTGTTAAAGGGGTTCAAGAACTAGAAAATAGCTTAGAAGAGAAAGTTGGAAGAGAAGTAAGGGAAATATCTCTGAGAGGAAAACCTAAATCCTAA
- a CDS encoding ACT domain-containing protein codes for MTQEKVVRVIGYYRDPGYIERVAGAFRKLLMDINWIQGRKVSDDGLYEIYLGVPYTNNFDIAIQNLSKTVDVEKVEVLEDAVVTTYVIKRDGSVVRGEPFEAKEYDIVVFKPSFSKVTTLSWGIVSGKNIY; via the coding sequence GTGACCCAAGAAAAGGTAGTTAGAGTAATTGGTTACTATAGGGATCCAGGTTATATAGAGAGAGTAGCTGGTGCGTTCAGAAAACTGCTAATGGATATTAACTGGATCCAAGGTAGGAAAGTTTCAGACGACGGACTATACGAGATTTATCTAGGAGTACCCTATACTAACAATTTTGATATAGCAATACAAAACTTAAGCAAAACAGTAGACGTAGAGAAAGTAGAGGTATTAGAAGATGCTGTAGTTACGACATATGTCATAAAACGAGATGGGTCTGTAGTTAGAGGAGAACCTTTTGAAGCGAAAGAATATGACATAGTAGTTTTTAAACCCTCATTCTCAAAAGTAACTACACTAAGTTGGGGGATTGTAAGTGGTAAAAATATATACTGA
- a CDS encoding GTPase yields MIRKVLALINKSDVVVEVVDSREPDLTRSRKIEDISRRKDKKLLIVINKGDLIPLDVLQKWKEYIERKDEIPTVYISATGHLGTKVLRDKIKELLGGKQEGIVVLVGYPKTGKSSIINALKGRHSATTSKFPMSYGYTKAVQLFRVDSRLYIWDTPGIIPPDGNELERIIRGINVDKLEDPVRAAKLLFDRIQQFDPNVIKNVYKLDYSDYYDFLNKLALKRGWIYKTTKEPNIDEAAKVLIRDYHDGKIIYYTYPPDVKTDDKSSSV; encoded by the coding sequence ATGATAAGGAAAGTTCTTGCCCTCATTAATAAGTCCGACGTAGTAGTTGAAGTGGTAGACTCACGTGAACCTGACCTTACTAGATCAAGGAAAATAGAAGATATATCTAGAAGAAAAGATAAAAAACTTCTTATAGTTATCAATAAAGGAGACCTAATTCCGTTAGACGTGTTACAGAAATGGAAAGAGTACATAGAAAGAAAGGATGAAATACCAACAGTTTACATATCCGCAACCGGTCACTTAGGTACTAAAGTCCTTAGGGATAAAATCAAGGAACTTTTAGGTGGAAAACAAGAAGGAATAGTTGTACTCGTAGGATATCCTAAAACGGGTAAATCGTCTATAATAAACGCACTAAAAGGGAGACACTCGGCAACAACCTCAAAGTTTCCAATGAGCTATGGTTATACTAAAGCCGTTCAACTCTTCCGAGTTGACTCAAGATTATACATATGGGATACACCGGGAATTATTCCACCAGACGGGAATGAATTAGAGCGAATTATAAGGGGGATTAACGTGGACAAGCTAGAAGACCCGGTAAGAGCTGCGAAGCTTCTCTTTGACAGAATACAGCAATTTGACCCTAATGTGATTAAAAACGTTTACAAACTTGATTATTCCGACTATTACGATTTCTTAAACAAACTAGCACTAAAGCGCGGGTGGATATACAAGACCACAAAAGAACCTAATATTGACGAAGCAGCAAAGGTACTAATTAGAGATTATCACGATGGCAAAATAATTTATTATACTTATCCACCAGATGTAAAGACAGATGATAAAAGTAGTAGTGTTTGA
- a CDS encoding PolB1-binding protein PBP2 family protein gives MSSQDDINIAIKYFKNVISVGEILAVRELKALGVKEPEATIAKLIEMGVIEKGEGCYNLVRNRSETPPDKK, from the coding sequence ATGTCATCACAAGACGACATAAATATTGCAATAAAGTACTTCAAGAACGTAATTTCAGTAGGGGAAATATTAGCTGTCAGAGAGTTGAAGGCACTAGGGGTTAAAGAGCCCGAGGCTACGATAGCTAAATTAATTGAAATGGGGGTTATTGAGAAAGGCGAAGGTTGTTATAATCTAGTGAGAAATAGGAGTGAGACTCCTCCTGACAAAAAGTGA
- a CDS encoding acetolactate synthase large subunit: protein MPSGARILVDSLKREGVKVIFGIPGLSNMQIYDAFLEDIQNGELRHVLMRHEQAAAHAADGYARASGVPGVCTATSGPGTTNLVTGLITAYWDSSPVIAITGQVPRSSIGKMAFQEADVMGIFEHITKYVVEVKKIEEIPIWVKNAFYIATTGRPGPVVVDIPRDIFYEKMDEVKWPEKPIVRGYKEFPTIIDRQKLKKAAEILINAERPIILAGTGVVWSNAIQEVLELAELLHMPIISTFPGKSAIPHDHPLYFGPMGYYGRAEASMAALESDAMLVVGARFSDRTITSYDEMIETRKKFIMINIDPSDGERAIKVDVNLVGDAKILLKELTKAVIELGMKNDHSAWLKRLKEYKEYYAQFYFHDEPNKLKPWKVLKTIRNAIPRDAIVTTGVGQHQMWAEVFWEVLEPRTFLSSTGMGTMGFGLPAAMGAKLAKPDKVVVDLDGDGSFLMTGTNLATAVDEHIPVISIVFDNRTLGLVRQVQDLFFNRRVVGVDYGPSPDFVKLAEAFGALGYNATSYEEIEKSIKAAIREDMPAVIRVPIDKEELALPTLPPGGRLKQVILRDPRKGS from the coding sequence ATGCCAAGTGGTGCTAGAATTCTAGTCGATTCTCTAAAAAGAGAAGGTGTAAAGGTAATCTTCGGTATACCAGGATTATCAAACATGCAAATATATGACGCCTTTCTCGAAGACATACAAAATGGAGAACTTAGACACGTTCTAATGAGACACGAACAAGCTGCCGCTCACGCTGCCGACGGTTACGCAAGAGCCTCCGGAGTACCCGGAGTATGCACGGCAACCTCAGGTCCCGGAACTACAAACCTTGTAACTGGCTTAATAACTGCCTATTGGGACTCATCACCAGTAATAGCGATAACCGGACAAGTACCCAGATCCTCAATTGGAAAAATGGCATTCCAAGAAGCTGATGTAATGGGTATATTTGAACACATTACAAAATACGTGGTGGAAGTAAAGAAAATCGAAGAAATTCCTATATGGGTTAAAAATGCGTTTTATATAGCCACGACAGGAAGACCTGGCCCTGTTGTAGTTGATATTCCAAGAGATATATTCTATGAGAAAATGGACGAGGTTAAGTGGCCAGAGAAGCCTATTGTAAGGGGTTACAAAGAGTTCCCGACAATAATAGACAGACAGAAGCTAAAGAAAGCTGCCGAGATCCTGATAAACGCTGAAAGACCCATAATACTTGCTGGAACTGGAGTAGTTTGGTCTAACGCCATACAAGAAGTTTTGGAACTCGCAGAACTACTTCATATGCCAATAATCTCAACATTCCCCGGTAAATCAGCGATACCTCACGATCACCCATTATACTTTGGACCTATGGGGTATTACGGAAGAGCTGAAGCGTCAATGGCAGCGCTGGAATCGGATGCGATGTTAGTAGTGGGAGCCAGATTTAGTGATAGGACAATAACGTCATACGATGAAATGATCGAAACTAGGAAGAAGTTCATTATGATAAACATTGACCCTTCAGATGGAGAGAGGGCTATAAAGGTAGACGTAAACCTAGTGGGAGATGCTAAGATCTTACTGAAGGAACTGACAAAAGCTGTAATTGAGTTAGGAATGAAGAATGATCATAGTGCGTGGCTAAAGAGATTGAAAGAGTACAAAGAATACTATGCCCAGTTTTACTTTCACGATGAGCCGAATAAATTAAAACCCTGGAAAGTTCTAAAGACCATAAGGAATGCAATACCTAGGGATGCAATTGTTACGACCGGTGTGGGGCAACATCAAATGTGGGCTGAAGTGTTTTGGGAAGTACTAGAGCCAAGAACGTTTTTGTCTTCAACAGGAATGGGAACGATGGGATTCGGACTACCTGCTGCAATGGGCGCAAAACTGGCAAAACCTGATAAAGTGGTAGTAGACCTTGACGGAGACGGCTCATTCTTAATGACTGGAACCAATTTAGCAACGGCTGTTGACGAGCATATCCCAGTAATATCTATAGTATTTGATAACAGAACATTAGGGCTGGTGAGACAAGTACAAGACTTGTTCTTTAACCGCCGAGTAGTAGGAGTAGACTATGGACCATCACCAGACTTCGTCAAGTTAGCAGAGGCTTTCGGAGCACTGGGTTATAATGCTACAAGTTATGAAGAAATAGAGAAATCGATAAAAGCTGCCATTAGAGAAGATATGCCAGCAGTAATAAGAGTGCCCATAGACAAAGAAGAATTAGCCTTACCCACTTTACCTCCAGGTGGAAGACTAAAGCAGGTGATCCTACGTGACCCAAGAAAAGGTAGTTAG
- a CDS encoding 30S ribosomal protein S26e, which translates to MPKKRENRGRRKGDKGHVGYISCDQCGARVPEDKAICVTKPYSPVDPALAAELEKKGAIIMRYPVTKCYCVNCAVYLGIIKIRPEEERKQKAKLY; encoded by the coding sequence CCTAAGAAAAGAGAGAATAGAGGTAGAAGGAAAGGCGATAAGGGGCATGTAGGTTATATTTCTTGCGACCAATGTGGTGCTAGAGTACCAGAGGATAAGGCAATATGTGTAACTAAACCGTACAGTCCAGTAGACCCTGCTTTAGCAGCTGAACTAGAGAAGAAAGGAGCTATTATAATGAGATATCCGGTAACGAAGTGTTATTGTGTTAATTGTGCGGTTTACTTAGGTATTATAAAGATTAGACCTGAAGAAGAAAGGAAACAAAAGGCAAAACTTTATTGA